In Chaetodon trifascialis isolate fChaTrf1 chromosome 23, fChaTrf1.hap1, whole genome shotgun sequence, the following proteins share a genomic window:
- the LOC139351065 gene encoding doublesex- and mab-3-related transcription factor A1-like has product MDSRIRPLGLAGHTASPLGGLTVPPSLLRPPPLFLRACNPALERGYPRTPKCARCRNHGVVSALKGHKRFCRWRDCVCAKCTLIAERQRVMAAQVALRRQQAQEESEARELRLLYPGSGIGGETGIPQGSPVGPGVPAVTGSTPTAPSFDVIGAENQKDEDKLSKYNFYNGFVGRPLFAAHTARLPSPNDSKDVSPTKDNTTSSTGDRASPSPVFDHMESPQRSLSSSDPESGSELEKPKDFPSLDRDPTDIMAKIFPHQKRDTLESMVRTCKGDIVRSIELVLSSKESKTDSDSVSLSNHPNTLRPSAGVPGALGALGNKSAFSPLHMPPTAAGGDSLYGLSPRLAVSPLRLAYSSANGGMAGFMSPYVPSGLMPVFPLRPPLDSYSFPGMIRDLSYLQSKDSLCSTGLYSRFNSEK; this is encoded by the exons ATGGACAGCAGGATCAGACCGCTTGGCCTGGCCGGGCACACCGCCAGCCCGCTCGGTGGTTTAACGGTGCCCCCTTCCCTGCTGAGACCTCCCCCTCTATTCCTCCGGGCTTGTAACCCCGCGCTGGAGAGGGGGTACCCCCGCACCCCGAAGTGCGCCAGGTGCAGGAACCATGGTGTCGTCTCCGCGCTCAAAGGCCACAAGCGCTTCTGTCGCTGGAGAGACTGCGTGTGCGCAAAGTGCACTCTGATCGCGGAGAGGCAGCGGGTGATGGCCGCACAAGTGGCCCTAAGGAGGCAGCAGGCCCAGGAGGAGAGCGAAGCCCGGGAGCTCCGGCTCTTGTACCCCGGCTCGGGGATCGGCGGGGAGACAGGGATCCCTCAGGGCTCACCCGTAGGCCCCGGGGTGCCAGCAGTTACCGGGAGCACTCCAACAGCTCCCAGTTTTGATGTAATTGGAGCGGAGAACCAAAAAGATG AGGACAAATTGAGCAAGTACAACTTTTATAACGGATTCGTGGGTCGGCCCCTGTTTGCAGCCCACACCGCACGGCTGCCCTCTCCAAACGACTCGAAGGATGTGTCTCCAACCAAAGACAACACCACCTCATCCACGGGTGACAGGGCAAGTCCATCCCCGGTGTTTGATCACATGGAGAGTCCACAGAGGTCGCTTTCCTCCTCGGATCCGGAGTCAGGCAGTGAGTTGGAGAAACCCAAGGACTTCCCGAGCCTGGACCGGGACCCCACTGACATCATGGCCAAGATATTCCCCCATCAGAAACGTGACACCCTGGAGTCTATGGTGAGAACATGCAAAGGTGATATTGTCAGATCCATTGAACTGGTGCTGAGCTCCAAAGAGAGTAAAACTGACTCTGACAGCGTGTCTCTGTCTAATCACCCAAACACACTCAGGCCGTCTGCCGGGGTGCCTGGAGCGCTCGGTGCTCTGGGGAACAAGTCTGCCTTCTCCCCGCTCCACATGCCACCGACGGCCGCCGGGGGAGACAGTCTGTACGGGCTCAGCCCCCGCCTCGCTGTCAGCCCCCTGCGGCTGGCCTACTCCTCTGCAAACGGTGGCATGGCAGGTTTCATGTCTCCATATGTGCCATCTGGACTGATGCCCGTGTTTCCACTGCGTCCACCCTTGGACTCATATTCCTTCCCGGGCATGATCCGAGATCTCTCTTATCTTCAGAGCAAGGACTCACTATGCAGTACAGGTCTTTACTCACGAtttaacagtgaaaaatga